One region of Sphingomonas abietis genomic DNA includes:
- a CDS encoding L,D-transpeptidase family protein encodes MVRYKKMTAVGVALLLGSALAAAPVVPGKGPAAAARPAAVPAAKPKPGPDLAIMKTQVILDHLGFSPGVIDGRAGAGLKRAIAGFQKANGVVATGEIDQRTGAALDRFNATQPVREIVLTEADLAGQFVGPIPHKEDEQAKLPSLGYSNPLEMLSERYHTTNAVLIALNSPNTPVAPGAKIKVPDVVTAGRAYPADIPEAYKQTLAGLNVDSSQPKADHLVVSKADKTLSVYDAQDKLLAQFPVTTGSSHDPLPIGTWKIMVLDYNPTFHFNPKLFWDAKKGEKSAMLPAGPNGPVGVIWMDLNKEHYGIHGTPVPENIGRTASHGCVRMTNWDAARLSLMVKPGTPAIFQP; translated from the coding sequence ATGGTCCGGTACAAGAAGATGACGGCGGTGGGTGTGGCATTGCTGTTGGGCAGCGCGCTCGCCGCGGCGCCGGTGGTGCCCGGCAAGGGGCCGGCGGCGGCGGCCAGGCCTGCGGCGGTTCCCGCGGCCAAACCGAAACCCGGCCCCGATCTCGCGATCATGAAGACTCAGGTGATCCTCGATCATCTCGGCTTTTCCCCGGGCGTGATCGATGGCCGGGCAGGGGCGGGCCTCAAGCGGGCGATCGCCGGCTTCCAGAAGGCCAATGGCGTGGTTGCGACCGGCGAGATCGACCAGCGCACCGGCGCCGCGCTCGATCGCTTCAACGCGACCCAGCCGGTGCGCGAGATCGTGCTGACCGAGGCCGATCTGGCCGGCCAGTTCGTCGGCCCGATCCCGCACAAGGAGGATGAGCAGGCCAAGCTCCCCTCGCTCGGCTATTCCAATCCGCTGGAGATGCTGTCCGAGCGGTATCACACCACCAACGCGGTGCTGATCGCGCTCAATTCACCGAATACGCCGGTGGCGCCGGGAGCGAAGATCAAGGTGCCCGACGTCGTCACCGCCGGCCGCGCCTATCCGGCCGACATTCCCGAGGCCTATAAGCAGACGCTCGCCGGGCTCAACGTCGATTCGAGCCAGCCCAAGGCCGATCATCTCGTCGTCTCCAAGGCGGACAAGACGCTCTCCGTCTATGACGCGCAGGACAAGCTGCTGGCCCAGTTCCCGGTGACGACGGGCAGCAGCCACGATCCGCTGCCGATCGGCACGTGGAAGATCATGGTGCTGGATTACAACCCGACCTTCCACTTCAACCCCAAGCTGTTCTGGGATGCCAAGAAGGGCGAGAAATCGGCGATGCTGCCGGCCGGCCCCAATGGCCCGGTGGGGGTGATCTGGATGGACCTCAACAAGGAGCATTACGGCATCCACGGCACGCCGGTTCCCGAGAATATCGGCCGCACCGCCAGCCATGGCTGCGTGCGGATGACGAACTGGGATGCGGCGCGTCTTTCGCTGATGGTCAAGCCGGGGACGCCTGCTATCTTCCAGCCATGA
- a CDS encoding M23 family metallopeptidase, with protein sequence MSRFGIIVALVLLAGLIAFASVVHVTGPGWSGAGGGSTTGPRIVRAEAPSSLVIPVQGVERAALRDNWAEPRGGGARVHHAIDIMAPTGTPVLAAADGIIGKLFQSRLGGTTIYERSIDGGTVYYYAHLDHYAPTLVEGQTVKAGQEIGAVGSTGDADPAAPHLHFEIHRMAPGEGWWQGQEVNPYPILAGK encoded by the coding sequence ATGAGCCGCTTCGGAATCATCGTCGCACTGGTGCTGCTGGCCGGGCTGATCGCCTTCGCCTCGGTGGTGCATGTCACCGGCCCGGGCTGGAGCGGCGCCGGTGGCGGTAGCACGACAGGCCCTCGCATCGTGCGGGCGGAGGCGCCGTCCTCCCTGGTCATTCCGGTGCAGGGCGTCGAGCGCGCGGCGCTGCGCGACAATTGGGCGGAGCCGCGCGGCGGCGGCGCTCGCGTCCACCATGCCATCGACATCATGGCGCCGACCGGTACGCCGGTGCTGGCGGCCGCGGACGGCATCATCGGCAAGCTGTTCCAGAGCCGGCTCGGCGGCACGACCATCTACGAACGCTCGATCGACGGCGGCACCGTCTATTATTATGCCCATCTCGATCATTATGCGCCGACCCTGGTGGAGGGGCAGACGGTCAAGGCCGGGCAGGAGATCGGCGCGGTCGGCTCCACCGGGGACGCCGATCCGGCCGCCCCGCATCTCCATTTCGAGATCCACCGCATGGCGCCCGGCGAAGGCTGGTGGCAGGGGCAGGAGGTCAATCCCTATCCCATCCTCGCGGGGAAATGA
- the efp gene encoding elongation factor P, whose amino-acid sequence MKISGVDIRPGNIIEYEGGIWRAVKIQHTQPGKGGAYMQVELKNLIDGRKNNVRFRSAESVERVRLDTKDFQFLFADGEQLTFMDKENYDQITLDKGVLGDAAAFLQDGMDVVMELYDERPISVQLPDTIEALIVEADAVVKGQTASSSYKPAILENGVRVMVPPHIGAGVRIVVDVYEQTYVRRAD is encoded by the coding sequence ATGAAGATCAGCGGCGTGGACATTCGTCCCGGCAACATCATCGAATATGAAGGCGGCATCTGGCGCGCCGTGAAGATTCAGCACACCCAGCCCGGCAAGGGCGGCGCCTATATGCAGGTCGAGCTGAAGAACCTCATCGACGGCCGCAAGAACAATGTCCGCTTCCGCTCGGCGGAATCGGTCGAGCGCGTGCGCCTCGATACCAAGGATTTCCAGTTCCTGTTCGCCGACGGCGAGCAGCTGACTTTCATGGACAAGGAAAATTACGACCAGATCACGCTCGACAAGGGCGTGCTGGGCGACGCGGCGGCCTTCCTGCAGGATGGCATGGACGTGGTGATGGAGCTCTATGACGAGCGCCCGATCTCGGTGCAGCTGCCCGACACGATCGAGGCGCTGATCGTCGAGGCCGACGCGGTGGTGAAGGGGCAGACCGCCTCCTCGTCCTACAAGCCGGCGATCCTCGAGAATGGCGTGCGCGTGATGGTGCCGCCGCACATCGGCGCCGGCGTCCGCATCGTCGTCGACGTCTACGAACAAACCTACGTCCGTCGCGCGGACTGA
- a CDS encoding inositol monophosphatase family protein yields MAVHSGLITVMQKAARKAAPKLRRDFGEVDALQVSRKGPADFVSAADKAAERTILEELRHARPDWGILAEEGGSIEGDPTKPRWIVDPLDGTTNFLHSLPHFAISIAVEEPRPSGKGEIVAGLVYQPITDESFWAEKGRGAWLHDRRLRVSARRDVTEALLATGMPFNGHGDFDVWQRIFRTLGPEVAGVRRFGSAALDLAWVAAGRFDGYWETDLSPWDVAAGELLVREAGGFVTDFRGGDQTRERKQWLAANDALHPRLLKLVAAALR; encoded by the coding sequence ATGGCAGTCCATTCCGGCCTCATCACCGTCATGCAGAAGGCCGCCCGCAAGGCGGCCCCCAAGCTGCGCCGCGACTTCGGCGAGGTCGATGCCCTCCAGGTCTCCCGCAAGGGCCCCGCGGATTTCGTCTCGGCCGCCGACAAGGCCGCCGAGCGCACGATCCTCGAGGAGCTGCGTCACGCCCGCCCCGATTGGGGCATCCTGGCCGAGGAAGGCGGCAGCATCGAGGGTGATCCCACGAAGCCGCGCTGGATCGTCGATCCGCTGGATGGGACGACCAACTTCCTGCACAGCCTGCCGCACTTCGCGATCTCGATCGCGGTCGAGGAGCCGCGTCCGTCCGGCAAGGGCGAGATCGTCGCGGGGCTGGTCTACCAGCCGATCACCGACGAGAGCTTCTGGGCGGAGAAGGGCCGGGGCGCGTGGCTGCACGATCGTCGCCTGCGCGTCTCCGCGCGTCGCGACGTGACCGAGGCGCTGCTCGCCACCGGCATGCCGTTCAACGGCCATGGCGATTTCGATGTGTGGCAGCGGATCTTCCGCACGCTCGGCCCGGAAGTCGCGGGTGTCCGTCGCTTCGGCTCGGCCGCGCTCGATCTCGCCTGGGTCGCCGCGGGGCGTTTCGACGGCTATTGGGAAACCGATCTCAGCCCGTGGGATGTCGCGGCCGGCGAACTGCTGGTCCGTGAAGCCGGTGGCTTCGTCACCGATTTCCGGGGCGGCGACCAGACCCGCGAGCGCAAGCAGTGGCTGGCCGCCAATGACGCGCTCCATCCCCGCCTGCTCAAGCTGGTGGCGGCGGCGCTGCGCTGA
- a CDS encoding ArnT family glycosyltransferase, with protein MSGWASLALAATTGGLSHSFLDPDESAHYVNTLFLADWLRAGCPSPMGFARDFYAHFPKLSIGHWPPGWYGLLAPLFAVIRPSPFGAALLSAFVAGLPALIILWAMERGAMERAGARRWGVAAAFAYLLLPIVANEARYVRLDQPVALVAGLAAMAWFAASARPTLCRYLLFGALAAFATLTKGNGALVMLVPALDILMAARWRQLADGRLWLAAAATLLVVAPWYYVSFKIAAGGFNYAPGLPYAWLSLQADGAAILANLGWAGIAVAAFGAGAGWRDEASRPIIRLAIAMILATLLFQAAIPVALEDRYVLPAIPWLVVLIARGLIALARLHRWAPVAVGLVAALIVGPAVATLATTAPKPDIGATGVAERMRAAPGIWLIDGRAGGEGAMIAAAAYADGGRRTIWAARASQWLSTSDFMGRDYRLSVHRPAEARAVLDGLGVRGVVSIAEKGRLAYPHSALLRGAIALPGFVAQDRPFPRGAGSTLIATRLAPIVPQAGRLASGSGSTGVAAMGKAF; from the coding sequence TTGTCTGGTTGGGCGTCGCTGGCGCTGGCCGCAACCACCGGCGGGCTCTCGCACAGCTTTCTCGATCCGGACGAATCGGCGCATTACGTCAACACGCTGTTCCTCGCCGATTGGCTGCGCGCCGGCTGCCCCTCGCCGATGGGGTTCGCCCGCGATTTCTACGCGCATTTCCCCAAGCTCTCGATCGGCCACTGGCCGCCGGGCTGGTACGGCCTGCTCGCGCCGCTGTTCGCGGTGATCCGGCCCTCGCCGTTCGGCGCGGCCCTGCTGTCCGCCTTCGTGGCCGGCCTGCCGGCGTTGATCATCCTATGGGCGATGGAGCGGGGGGCGATGGAGCGGGCCGGGGCGCGCCGCTGGGGCGTCGCGGCCGCCTTCGCCTATCTGCTGCTGCCGATCGTCGCCAATGAGGCGCGCTATGTCCGGCTCGACCAGCCGGTGGCGCTGGTCGCGGGGCTGGCCGCGATGGCATGGTTCGCGGCGAGCGCGCGACCGACGCTGTGCCGCTATCTGCTGTTCGGCGCGCTGGCCGCCTTCGCGACGCTGACCAAGGGCAATGGCGCGCTGGTGATGCTGGTGCCCGCGCTCGACATCCTGATGGCCGCCCGCTGGCGCCAGCTCGCCGACGGGCGGCTGTGGCTCGCGGCGGCGGCGACGCTGCTGGTCGTCGCGCCCTGGTATTATGTGTCGTTCAAGATCGCGGCGGGCGGCTTCAACTATGCGCCGGGCCTGCCTTATGCCTGGCTGTCGCTGCAAGCCGATGGCGCCGCGATCCTCGCCAATCTGGGCTGGGCGGGAATCGCCGTGGCCGCCTTCGGCGCCGGCGCCGGATGGCGGGACGAAGCGTCACGCCCGATCATCCGTCTCGCGATCGCGATGATCCTTGCCACGCTGCTGTTCCAGGCCGCCATCCCGGTCGCGCTGGAGGATCGTTACGTGCTGCCCGCCATTCCCTGGCTGGTCGTACTGATCGCGCGCGGCCTGATCGCGCTGGCCCGGCTGCACCGCTGGGCGCCGGTCGCGGTCGGGCTGGTGGCCGCGCTGATCGTCGGCCCGGCCGTGGCGACGCTGGCGACGACCGCGCCCAAGCCCGACATCGGCGCGACGGGCGTGGCGGAGCGGATGCGGGCGGCCCCCGGCATCTGGCTGATCGACGGCCGCGCCGGCGGCGAAGGCGCGATGATCGCCGCGGCCGCCTATGCCGACGGCGGCCGCCGCACGATCTGGGCGGCGCGCGCCTCGCAATGGCTCTCGACCAGCGATTTCATGGGCCGGGACTATCGGCTCAGCGTCCATCGTCCCGCCGAGGCGCGCGCTGTGCTGGACGGGCTCGGCGTGCGGGGCGTGGTGTCGATCGCGGAGAAGGGCCGGCTGGCCTATCCGCACAGCGCCCTGCTGCGCGGCGCGATCGCCTTGCCGGGCTTTGTGGCGCAGGACCGGCCGTTCCCGCGCGGCGCGGGATCGACGCTGATCGCCACCCGCCTCGCCCCGATCGTTCCGCAGGCCGGCCGATTGGCATCGGGCAGCGGATCGACCGGGGTGGCGGCGATGGGGAAGGCCTTCTAG
- the ndhC gene encoding NADH-quinone oxidoreductase subunit A — protein MASVAAQYLPILLFLGVALLLSTAFVVLPMIVSRLTGSHKPTADKLSEYECGFPAFEDSRAQFDVRFYLVAILFIVFDLEAAFLYPWAVSLKEIGWTGWIAMMGFLVELLLGFAYAWKKGALEWE, from the coding sequence ATGGCGTCGGTCGCCGCTCAATATCTCCCGATCTTGTTGTTCCTGGGGGTGGCGTTGCTGTTGTCGACCGCCTTCGTGGTGCTGCCGATGATCGTGTCCCGCCTCACCGGTTCGCACAAGCCGACCGCCGACAAGCTCTCGGAATATGAGTGCGGTTTTCCTGCCTTCGAAGATAGCCGCGCGCAGTTCGACGTGCGCTTCTATCTGGTCGCCATCCTGTTCATCGTCTTCGATCTGGAGGCGGCCTTCCTGTATCCGTGGGCGGTGAGCCTGAAGGAGATCGGCTGGACCGGCTGGATCGCGATGATGGGCTTCCTGGTCGAGTTGCTGCTCGGCTTCGCCTATGCGTGGAAGAAGGGAGCTCTCGAATGGGAGTAG
- a CDS encoding NuoB/complex I 20 kDa subunit family protein gives MGVEVARDPNAPFAPEGQVPDKAFFDDLSAEVQDKGFLVTSTEELFQWARTGSLWWMTFGLACCAVEMIHVNMPRYDLERFGAAPRASPRQSDVMIVAGTLCNKMAPALRKVYDQMSEPKYVISMGSCANGGGYYHYSYSVVRGCDRIVPVDIYVPGCPPTAEALLYGIMQLQRKIRRVGTVER, from the coding sequence ATGGGAGTAGAAGTCGCCCGCGATCCCAATGCGCCGTTCGCGCCCGAGGGTCAGGTTCCGGACAAGGCCTTCTTCGACGATCTGTCGGCGGAAGTGCAGGACAAGGGTTTTCTCGTCACCTCGACCGAGGAGCTGTTCCAGTGGGCCCGCACCGGCTCGCTGTGGTGGATGACCTTCGGCCTGGCCTGCTGCGCGGTGGAGATGATCCACGTCAACATGCCGCGCTACGATCTGGAGCGTTTCGGCGCCGCGCCGCGCGCTTCCCCGCGCCAGTCCGACGTGATGATCGTCGCCGGTACGCTCTGCAACAAGATGGCGCCGGCGCTCCGCAAGGTCTACGACCAGATGTCGGAGCCGAAATACGTCATCTCGATGGGCAGCTGCGCCAATGGCGGCGGCTATTACCATTATAGCTACAGCGTCGTGCGCGGCTGCGACCGGATCGTGCCGGTGGACATCTACGTCCCCGGTTGCCCGCCGACCGCCGAGGCTCTGCTCTACGGCATCATGCAATTGCAGCGGAAGATCCGCCGCGTGGGGACGGTCGAGCGGTGA
- a CDS encoding NADH-quinone oxidoreductase subunit D, with amino-acid sequence MLYETPANPSVGDVEIKNYTINFGPQHPAAHGVLRLVLELDGEIVERVDPHVGLLHRGTEKLMEARTYLQNVPYMDRLDYCSPLCMEHSYVLAIEKLLGLEVPERAQYLRVMFAELTRMSNHFLNLGSHIMDVGAMTPNLWLFEIREDLFGFFERASGARMHMAWFRPGGVHQDVPLKLLTDIDDWIDTRFKTLFGDVVSLISDNRIFKQRNVDIGVVSREDAIAWGFSGPMIRAAGIPWDIRKSQPYDVYDRMDFEVPVGTKGDCYDRFMVRVQEVWQSAKIIKQCIRDMPEGPIASTDRKVAPPKRGEMKRSMEALIHHFKLYTEGFHVPAGEVYVATEAPKGEFGVYLIADGSNKPYRAKLRPTGFSHLQAMDFMMKGHMLADTTAILSALDIVFGEVDR; translated from the coding sequence ATGCTTTACGAGACGCCCGCCAATCCGTCGGTCGGCGACGTCGAGATCAAGAACTACACGATCAATTTCGGCCCGCAGCACCCGGCCGCGCATGGCGTGCTCCGCCTCGTGCTGGAGCTGGACGGCGAGATCGTCGAGCGCGTCGATCCGCATGTCGGGCTGCTCCATCGCGGCACCGAGAAGCTGATGGAGGCGCGCACCTACCTCCAGAACGTGCCCTATATGGACCGGCTGGATTATTGCTCGCCGCTCTGCATGGAGCACAGCTATGTGCTGGCGATCGAGAAACTGCTGGGCCTCGAGGTGCCGGAGCGCGCGCAATATCTGCGGGTGATGTTCGCCGAACTGACCCGCATGTCGAACCATTTCCTCAATCTCGGCTCGCACATCATGGACGTCGGCGCGATGACGCCGAACCTGTGGCTGTTCGAGATCCGCGAGGATCTGTTCGGTTTCTTCGAGCGCGCCTCGGGGGCGCGGATGCACATGGCGTGGTTCCGCCCCGGCGGCGTGCATCAGGATGTGCCGCTGAAGCTGCTCACCGATATCGACGACTGGATCGATACCCGCTTCAAGACCCTGTTCGGCGACGTCGTGTCGCTGATCTCGGACAACCGCATCTTCAAGCAGCGCAACGTCGATATCGGCGTGGTCAGCCGCGAGGATGCGATCGCCTGGGGCTTCTCCGGCCCGATGATCCGCGCCGCCGGCATCCCCTGGGATATCCGCAAGTCGCAGCCCTACGACGTCTATGATCGCATGGATTTCGAGGTGCCGGTGGGCACCAAGGGCGATTGCTACGATCGCTTCATGGTCCGCGTGCAGGAGGTCTGGCAGTCGGCCAAGATCATCAAGCAGTGCATCCGCGACATGCCGGAAGGCCCGATCGCGTCGACCGACCGCAAGGTCGCGCCGCCCAAGCGCGGCGAGATGAAGCGCTCGATGGAGGCGCTCATTCACCACTTCAAGCTCTATACCGAGGGCTTCCATGTGCCCGCCGGCGAGGTCTATGTCGCGACCGAGGCGCCCAAGGGCGAATTCGGCGTCTATCTGATCGCCGATGGCAGCAACAAGCCGTATCGCGCCAAGCTGCGCCCGACCGGGTTCAGCCATCTGCAGGCGATGGACTTCATGATGAAGGGCCACATGCTGGCCGACACCACCGCCATCCTCTCCGCGCTGGACATCGTGTTCGGGGAGGTGGATCGGTGA
- a CDS encoding nuclear transport factor 2 family protein yields MNGRLALVERAIARYNDRDAEGYAAFFTDGGSEGMYRGDVLRAGRDAVRTGNGKTFADFPENRAEILAGHELGDHVVLHEKVWRTAAGEPFEVVSIYSFSDDLIDRVEFVR; encoded by the coding sequence GTGAACGGCCGTCTGGCTTTGGTCGAGCGGGCGATCGCGCGCTATAATGACCGCGATGCCGAGGGTTATGCCGCCTTCTTCACCGATGGCGGCAGCGAAGGCATGTATCGCGGCGACGTGCTGCGCGCGGGCCGCGATGCGGTGCGCACCGGCAATGGCAAGACCTTCGCGGATTTTCCCGAGAATCGCGCCGAAATTCTCGCCGGCCACGAGCTGGGCGACCATGTCGTTCTGCACGAAAAGGTCTGGCGGACGGCGGCGGGCGAGCCCTTCGAGGTGGTCTCGATCTATTCCTTCAGCGACGATCTGATCGATCGCGTGGAGTTCGTACGATAA
- a CDS encoding complex I 24 kDa subunit family protein, with amino-acid sequence MSDAAHIPDEAETRARWGAFEWNAESAEKAKIILSRYPKGREQSASIPFLDLAQRQVGAETQTQGWLPVPVIEYVARQIGVPYMRVYEVATFYTMFNLAPVGRYHVQVCGTTPCMLRGSDDVLAACKNKGLVKGKTTPDGLFTLTEVECMGNCANAPMVQINDDNFEDLTYDSTVAVLEALADGRQPKAGPQINRHNSAPEGGPTSLIDMVSENHDYRGAW; translated from the coding sequence ATGTCTGACGCAGCCCACATCCCCGACGAGGCCGAGACCCGCGCACGCTGGGGCGCCTTCGAATGGAATGCCGAGAGCGCCGAGAAGGCCAAGATTATCCTGTCGCGCTATCCCAAAGGGCGCGAGCAGTCCGCATCGATCCCGTTCCTCGATCTCGCCCAGCGCCAGGTCGGCGCGGAGACGCAGACGCAGGGCTGGTTGCCGGTTCCCGTGATCGAATATGTCGCCCGCCAGATCGGCGTGCCCTATATGCGCGTCTACGAGGTCGCGACCTTCTACACGATGTTCAACCTCGCGCCGGTCGGCCGCTATCATGTGCAGGTGTGCGGCACGACGCCGTGCATGTTGCGCGGATCGGATGACGTGCTGGCGGCCTGCAAGAACAAGGGCCTCGTCAAGGGCAAGACCACGCCGGACGGCCTGTTCACGCTCACCGAGGTCGAGTGCATGGGCAATTGCGCCAATGCGCCGATGGTCCAGATCAACGACGATAATTTCGAAGATCTCACCTATGACAGCACTGTCGCCGTGCTCGAGGCGCTGGCCGACGGGCGGCAGCCCAAGGCCGGGCCGCAGATCAATCGCCACAACAGCGCACCCGAGGGTGGGCCGACCTCGCTGATCGACATGGTGTCCGAAAACCATGATTATCGGGGTGCCTGGTGA
- the nuoF gene encoding NADH-quinone oxidoreductase subunit NuoF gives MLEDKDRIFTNLYGYQPWTIDAAMKRGDWDNTKVLLDLGPDAIIQIMKDSGLRGRGGAGFPTGMKWSFMPKEPKPGKPNFLVINADESEPGSCKDREILRHDPHKLVEGALVAGFAMHARAAYIYVRGEYIREAETLFAAVAEAYAKGFLGKNACGSGYDFDVFVHRGAGAYICGEETAMLESLEGKKGQPRLKPPFPAGAGLYGCPTTVNNVESISVAPTILRRGAAWFSSFGNENNRGTKLFQISGHVNRPCVVEESMSIPFRELIEKHAGGIRGGWDNLLAVIPGGSSVPLVPAAQMMDAVMDYDGLRALGSGLGTAAVIVMDKSTDIVRAISRISYFYKHESCGQCTPCREGTGWMWRVMERLREGNADISEIDMLQEVTKQVEGHTICALGDAAAWPIQGLIRHFRPEIERRILAKQGGAAPLAVAAE, from the coding sequence ATGCTGGAGGACAAGGACCGCATCTTCACCAATCTCTACGGCTACCAGCCGTGGACGATCGACGCCGCCATGAAGCGGGGCGACTGGGATAACACCAAGGTACTGCTCGATCTCGGGCCGGACGCGATCATCCAGATCATGAAGGACAGCGGGTTGCGCGGGCGCGGTGGCGCCGGCTTCCCGACCGGCATGAAGTGGAGCTTCATGCCCAAGGAGCCGAAGCCGGGCAAACCCAACTTCCTCGTCATCAACGCCGACGAGAGCGAGCCGGGTTCGTGCAAGGATCGCGAGATCCTGCGCCACGATCCGCACAAGCTGGTCGAGGGCGCGCTGGTCGCCGGTTTCGCGATGCATGCACGCGCCGCCTATATCTACGTCCGCGGCGAATATATCCGCGAGGCCGAGACGCTGTTCGCCGCCGTCGCCGAGGCCTATGCCAAGGGCTTCCTCGGCAAGAATGCCTGCGGGTCTGGCTATGATTTCGACGTGTTCGTCCATCGCGGCGCCGGCGCCTATATCTGCGGCGAAGAAACCGCGATGCTGGAGAGCCTGGAGGGCAAGAAGGGCCAGCCGCGCCTGAAGCCGCCATTCCCGGCCGGCGCCGGCCTCTATGGCTGCCCGACGACCGTGAACAATGTCGAGAGCATCTCGGTCGCGCCGACCATCCTGCGGCGCGGTGCGGCGTGGTTCTCAAGCTTCGGCAACGAGAACAATCGCGGCACCAAGCTGTTCCAGATCAGCGGCCATGTGAACCGCCCCTGCGTCGTCGAGGAATCGATGAGCATCCCGTTCCGCGAGCTGATCGAAAAGCACGCCGGCGGCATCCGTGGCGGCTGGGACAATCTGCTGGCCGTGATCCCCGGCGGCTCGTCGGTGCCGCTGGTGCCGGCGGCGCAGATGATGGACGCGGTGATGGACTATGACGGTCTGCGCGCGCTCGGCTCCGGCCTCGGCACGGCGGCGGTGATCGTGATGGACAAGTCCACCGATATCGTCCGCGCGATCAGCCGGATCAGCTATTTCTACAAGCATGAGAGCTGCGGCCAATGCACGCCGTGCCGCGAGGGCACCGGCTGGATGTGGCGGGTGATGGAGCGGCTGCGCGAAGGCAATGCCGACATCTCCGAGATCGACATGCTCCAGGAAGTGACCAAGCAGGTCGAAGGCCATACCATCTGCGCGCTCGGCGACGCGGCGGCATGGCCGATCCAGGGCCTGATCCGGCATTTCCGCCCGGAGATCGAACGCCGCATCCTCGCCAAGCAGGGCGGTGCGGCCCCGCTGGCGGTGGCGGCGGAATGA